In Clostridia bacterium, the DNA window ACATCCATAGTAATGGCCCCACAGCTCCGCAGAACCGGATTGAAGCAGATACAGCTCATTAGGATAGATAAGGCTACTGTTCTTGCAGTAATAATAACGGATGCGGGGATAGTCAAGAACAGCGTTCTCAGGCTTGTGCAGGATGTGCATCCTGATGCCCTGATAAGGATAACAAATATGCTTAACGACAAGCTGGCAGGGTTGGGAATGGAGGACATAGAGAACTTTGACCTTGAATACATGAGAAATAATTCCATGGGTCATGGAGAGATTATAGAACAGATTGTCCCCGAGCTGATACAGACACTATTCTACTCAGATACTGCAGATGTATACCATGATGGGGTGTCAAACATTCTGAATCTGCCTGAATATAGTGATATAAACAAGGCAAGGAGCTTCCTAAATACAATGGAGGAAAAGGACCTTTTGTTCAAAGTCCTGAATGATGTCAAAGGCGATGTAAATGTAAGCATAGGAAGTGAAAACCAGCTTGAGCAGTTCAAGGACTGCAGCTTGATTACGGCAACCTATAGGATAAACGGCAAAACAATAGGCTCTGTCGGAATAATAGGAC includes these proteins:
- the hrcA gene encoding heat-inducible transcriptional repressor HrcA — encoded protein: MDLGERKRLILQAIIEDYINTAEPVGSRTISKKYLTGTSPATIRNEMADLEEMGFIEQPHTSAGRIPSDKGYRLYVDKIMRQKTVNEAQREMIKKEFLDTLGEIDRLVKHASRLLSQMTQYTSIVMAPQLRRTGLKQIQLIRIDKATVLAVIITDAGIVKNSVLRLVQDVHPDALIRITNMLNDKLAGLGMEDIENFDLEYMRNNSMGHGEIIEQIVPELIQTLFYSDTADVYHDGVSNILNLPEYSDINKARSFLNTMEEKDLLFKVLNDVKGDVNVSIGSENQLEQFKDCSLITATYRINGKTIGSVGIIGPTRMEYGKAISIVEYMTNNLSDMLTKILKR